One Lacticaseibacillus rhamnosus genomic window carries:
- a CDS encoding glycosyltransferase family 2 protein, whose protein sequence is MAGHEAVVSVIMPVYNAEKYLTQALDSLLAQDYPNFEVLCVDDGSMDTSKVILATYARQNPRIRVIHVENGGQARARQIGIQHAKGSLITFMDSDDLVHPQWLATMAEGMRAPRVDMSVVNYYNYIGGTKLKARSFHEKAFKIAGDDKYRYWLEDRDLRGYLWNKMFRAELFSQPVPVANFNLLEDAYFIGQLLPRIDQINFIDEPLYYYRFNATSSVHAKFQKRDLEAIHQLGAVFLTLAREKPELTSLAVRRYAALSLFVLSKMSPRQLVANWGYVQQLGMVLAQYAREFQGIISAGDADDLATDKSDKASLLDKLRAWSHLLGLPTFDDLNKLANSEDENVKKES, encoded by the coding sequence ATGGCAGGTCATGAAGCAGTGGTTTCGGTCATCATGCCGGTTTATAATGCCGAAAAGTATTTGACTCAGGCACTGGATAGTTTGCTCGCTCAGGACTATCCCAATTTTGAGGTGCTTTGTGTGGATGACGGGTCAATGGACACTAGCAAGGTTATTTTGGCGACTTATGCACGTCAGAATCCACGGATACGTGTTATTCACGTGGAAAACGGCGGACAGGCACGGGCTCGACAAATTGGCATTCAACACGCCAAGGGATCACTGATTACCTTTATGGATAGTGATGATCTGGTTCATCCCCAGTGGCTAGCAACCATGGCAGAAGGGATGCGGGCTCCACGCGTCGATATGTCTGTGGTCAATTACTATAACTATATCGGCGGCACCAAGCTGAAAGCCCGTTCTTTTCACGAGAAGGCATTTAAGATTGCCGGTGATGACAAGTACCGTTATTGGCTTGAGGATCGCGACCTGCGCGGATATTTGTGGAATAAAATGTTTCGCGCTGAGTTATTTAGCCAGCCGGTACCAGTGGCGAACTTCAATCTGCTTGAGGACGCCTACTTCATTGGGCAGCTGTTGCCACGAATAGACCAGATCAACTTTATTGATGAACCACTTTACTACTATCGCTTCAATGCGACCAGTAGCGTCCACGCCAAGTTTCAGAAGCGTGATTTGGAAGCCATTCATCAATTGGGTGCCGTTTTCTTAACGTTGGCTCGGGAAAAGCCGGAGTTAACTTCACTGGCAGTTCGCCGGTATGCTGCCTTAAGCCTGTTCGTTTTATCGAAAATGTCGCCGCGGCAGCTTGTAGCTAACTGGGGGTATGTCCAACAGTTAGGGATGGTTTTGGCGCAATATGCTCGCGAGTTTCAGGGGATTATCTCGGCTGGGGATGCGGATGATTTGGCCACAGATAAGTCCGATAAAGCCAGTTTACTGGATAAACTGCGTGCTTGGTCGCATCTGCTGGGATTGCCAACATTTGATGACCTGAACAAGTTGGCAAATAGCGAAGATGAGAATGTTAAAAAGGAGTCTTAG
- a CDS encoding DUF2922 domain-containing protein translates to MKTLIFNFKSEAGKSTSIRISKYEGDITAEQAQTFADAVAKAQAFKKEGIGLYATPVGAKVTETQSTEIFTTEKKPA, encoded by the coding sequence ATGAAAACACTGATTTTTAATTTCAAATCCGAAGCTGGTAAATCCACAAGTATTCGGATCAGCAAGTACGAAGGTGATATCACGGCTGAGCAGGCGCAGACCTTCGCCGATGCGGTTGCAAAAGCCCAAGCGTTCAAGAAAGAAGGCATCGGCCTGTATGCAACTCCGGTTGGCGCCAAGGTGACTGAAACTCAAAGCACCGAAATCTTCACCACGGAGAAAAAGCCAGCTTAA
- a CDS encoding DUF1659 domain-containing protein, giving the protein MSRNVNKQTIVYTLTDPENEAFKQVRRMNNVAADAKDEQLVAIGQAFAKLYPNAALTSIVLQQNAEVTA; this is encoded by the coding sequence ATGAGTCGCAATGTTAACAAGCAAACCATCGTGTACACCCTAACTGATCCGGAAAACGAGGCATTTAAGCAGGTACGCCGGATGAACAATGTCGCTGCCGATGCGAAGGACGAGCAACTGGTCGCGATCGGGCAAGCCTTTGCCAAGCTTTATCCAAACGCTGCTTTGACGAGCATTGTCTTGCAGCAAAACGCAGAAGTCACAGCCTAA